From the bacterium genome, the window TCCTCCATGACGTCGCCCGGGCCCGGCTCCCAGGATACTACCCCACGTCCCCATGTTCGAGGGTGCCGATCTGCAATCCGTGCTCCGACTGCGGTCCGCCCTTGGACACTGAGGCTTTAGCGAATCAGCATTCCGCCGCCCCGGCATCGCCGCGCCTTCGGGGTATACTAGTCTCGTCGGTCACCATCCGGACGGCCGTTGGCCGCAGCCAGGGAGGCGTCCACGCGTGAGCGAACCCGACACGAATCGCCGTCGAATCGAATGGGGAGGGGCCGCGCCAGCGGTTTCTTCGGCCCGCTGGCCGCGGGTCGGGCAGAGGATCCTGCACCATTCGCCCTGGCTCGTCCTCGCATCCTCGCTGCTCGTCACCTGGCTCGTCTGGCATTCGGCGGCGCACGCGCTCGCGGTGGCCCGGGACAATTACTTCGATTTCCGCGTCCGCGAGGCGACCACCCGCATCGTGCAGCGCATGCAGGCCTACCAGCAGGTGCTGCAGGGGGTGCAGGCGCTCTACCTGGCCTCCGACACCGTCGAGCGGGACGAGTTCAAGACCTACGTCGCGGCCCAGCGCCTCGCCGAGCACTACCCCGGCATCCAGGGCGTCGGCTACTCGCTCATCGTGCCCGCTGCACGCAGGGGCGAGCACGAGGCCGCGGTCCGGGCGGAAGGCTTCCGCGCGTACGCGATCCGCCCCGAGGGGCAGCGGGATCCGTACACATCCATCGTCTACCTCGAGCCGTTCGCGGACCGCAACCTGCGCGCCTTCGGCTATGACATGTACTCCGAGCCCGTCCGCCGCGCCGCGATGGAGCGCGCGCGCGACACCGGCGCCATGGCGATGTCGGGCAAGGTGCGGCTCGTGCAGGAGGCGGGCGGCCGCGAGCAGGCGGGCTTCCTGCTGTACCTGCCGGTCTACCGCAACAACCTGCCGCACGACACGCCCGCGCAGCGCCGCGCACATATCCTCGGGTGGGCCTATTCCCCGTTTCGCATGGACGACCTGATGCAGGGGATCCACGGCGAGCGCGCGAGCGACCTCGACATCGAGATCTACGACGGGTCCGATGCGTCGACCGAGACGCTGATGTACGACTCGGACGGGAGCCGTCAGGCCGTGTCGCCCTCGCCCGCGGGGGTGACCTCGGTGGGCGAGATCGAGATCGCCGGCCGCCGCTGGACGGTCGCCGTCCGCGCGCTCGCGGGGCTCGAGCGCCGCATCGACGCCGGGCGGCCGGCGCTCATCGGGTTCGTCGGCGTGATCATCAGCCTGCTGCTGTCCTGGCTGACGTGGTCGCTGGTGCGCGGGCGCGAGCGGGCCGTCTCCGCAGTGCTCGAGCGCGAGCGCCTGATCGCCGAGCTGCAGGCGGCGATGGCACAGGTCAAGACGCTGCAGGGGATCCTGCCGATCTGCTCGGTCTGCAAGAAGATCCGCGACGACAAGGACGCGTGGAAGCAGATGGAGACCTTCATCAGCGAGCACTCGGACGCGGTCTTCAGCCACGGCTACTGTCCCGACTGCGCCGCGAAGACCATGGCCGAGGTCCGCGCGTTCTCGAAAGCTCGGGGGACCGGATAGGGGACCGCCGCGGCCTCACCCCGCGGCGTCAGCCGGCCGCGGGCGTCCCGATCGTGTCGCGGACGGCCTGCAGGAGCGCCCCGACGGTGAAGGGCTTCTGCAGCAGCGGCGTGCCCTTGTCCAGAAGCCGGTCCAGCGCGCCCGCGCCCGAGGGGTACCCGGAGATGTAGAGGACCCTGATCCCCGGGCGCAGCTCCGCGAGCCTGCGGCACAGTTCCGGCCCGCTCATTCCCGGCATGACGACGTCCGAGATGACGAGGTCGATCGTGGCTCCCGGCGCCGCCGCGAGCGCCTCGGCGGGGCTGGCGACGGCCGTCACGCCGTAGCCGTACTCGGCCAGCGCCGCGGCCATGAAGGTGCGGACGCCCTCGTCGTCCTCGACGAGCAGCACGGCCCCGTTCCCGCGCGGCGGCCCCGCGGCGGCCGGCGTCTCGCTCCCCGCGGGCACCGCGGCTTCGGCGACCGGCAGGTAGACGCGGAAGGTCGTGCCGTGGCCCGGCTCGCTGTAGACGGCGATGTCGCCGCCGTGCTGCTTGACGATGCCGTGGACGGTCGAGAGCCCCAGCCCCGTCCCTCTTCCAGCGGCCTTGGTGGTGAAGAACGGCTCGAAGACGCGTTGCCGGGTGCGCTCGTCCATGCCGCATCCCGTGTCGCTCACGGTGAGGACGATGCACCGCTCCCCGTCGAGCCCGCGCGCGAGCCAGGGGGAGGATCCGTCGATCCGCGCGACGCCCGTCTCGACCGTGAGGCGGCCGCCCGCCGGCATCGCGTCCCGGGCGTTCACCGCCAGGTTGAGGAGCACCTGCTGGATCTGCGTCGGGTCGGCCTCGATCGGGGGCAGCTCGGCGGTGAGGTTCAGGCGCACGTCGATGTCCTCGCCGATGATCCGCTTGACCATCCTGCCGACGGCGAGGATCTCGTCGTTGAGGTTCAGGACCTTCTTCTGGAGGACCTGCCTGCGGCTGAAGGCGAGGATCTGGCGCGTGAGATCGGCCGCGCGCTTGGCGGACTCGACCACGGACTCGAGGCTCCTGCGGGCGGGGTGGCCGGGCTCGAGCCGCAGCAGCGTGAGGTCCGCGAAGCCGAGGATCGGCGAGAGCAGGTTGTTGAAGTCGTGCGCGATCCCGCCCGCAAGGATGCCGATGCCCTCGAGCTTCTGCGCCTGGACGAGCTGTTCCTCCAGCTTGCGCCGCTCGGTGATCTCCACGAACGTGACCACCGCGCCGCTGATCTGCCCGTCGTGGAGCACCGGGTGGCTCCAGCACTCGACGTGCACCGGCGAACCGTCGCTTCGCCAGAGGACCTCGTCGGCCGCGTGGTAGGCCGCGCCCGTCCTGACGACGTCGCGGAGCCGGCATTCCTCCGACGGGTGGGGCGAGCCGTCCTCCCGGGAGTGGTGGATGAGATCGTGGATCTTCCGGCCCGTCAGGTCCTCCGGCTTCCCGTGGCCGAGGATGCGGCAGCAGGCCGGGTTGCAGAAGGTGCAGGTGCCCTCCGGGTCGATGCCGTAGATTGCCTCCGCCGTGGAGTCCAGGAGCAGGCGGATCCGCTCCTCGCGTTCGGCGAGCTCCGTCTGGATCAGGATCCGCTCCTGGAGGGCGGCCTCCAGGTCCGCCGTGCGCTGGTGCACCGCGAACTCCAGGCCCGCCTTGGTGATCAGCGTCGAGGAGAGGCGGGCCGCCATCTCGTTGAAGGCCCGGCCGATCTCGCCGATCTCCGCGTGCCGGTCCGGGACGATCCGGCGCGAGAGGTCGCCGTCCCCGATCGCCTTGATGCCGGCGAGCAGCGGCAGGAACGATTGGCGGTGCAGCACCCGGACGAAGACGCTGCCGAGCACCAGCGCGAGCGCCACGGCGGCGGCGAGCAGGGCCGCCGTCCGCCAGATGTGCCGGGCCAGGACCTTCCCCATCGGTTCCAGGCTGATCCCGAGCGCGAGCTGGGCGATCGCCCCGCTTGTCACCGGCGTGCTCACCGGGCCGAACGCCGGCTCGGCGCCCGCGCCGGCGGCGGGCGGCGGCGCCACGGGGAAGGTGTATTCCTTCACCGCTCCGCGCACGTCCGACTGCCAGTGGGCGGCCTGGATCTCGCCCTCCCGCGACTTGACCATGAGGTACGTGACTTCCCGGTCGAGGGTCGCGCCCCGCAGGATCGCGTTCATGGTCTCCGTGTCCTGGCGGGCGGCGGCCTCCGCCACGGCGCGGGCCAGGTACTCGCCCATGAACTGCATGCGCCGGTCCAGTTCGCCGCGCAGGATGGCCCGCTGCTCGAGGACCGAGAGGGCGCCGAGGACGGAGCCGAGCGCGAGCACCACCAGCAGGACGATGAGGTTGAGCCTGAAGGCGATGCTCGTGCGCATGCTCGATGGGCGATCCGGCCGGAGAAGGGCCTGCGGTCAGTCCTCGTGGAACGCGACGGTGAAGCTGAACGTCTTCGGGCGGCAGTAATCGAGCGGCCTTCCGTCGATCTCCGCGTACGGGTACATGAAGTAGTTGACCTTCTCGAGGTTGCCCTCCGCGAAGGCGACCCCCCGCCCCCCCTTGTGCAGCACGATGCGGTACTGGTCGACCGCGCCGAAATAGTAGTCGCGGTAGGGACGGGCTGCGGCCAGGTCGAGGTTGCGCGCGAGCATGATCTTGCGCACGTCCGCGGGGTCGACGGGCACCCAGCCCGTGCCGGGGAGGTAGAACTCCGCCCAGCAGTGGTGCCCGTCCGTGACGTCGGTCTCGCCCGGCTGGCCGAGCCGCAGGCCGAAGACCTCCCGCGCCGGCACGCCCGTGGCGCGCGCCAGCGCGACGAAGACGGAGCTGATGTCCGCGCACTTCCCGCTCCGGGACGCGAGGGTCGCCTGGACCCTCCCGGTTCCGCAGCCGGGGACGTCGGGGTCCCGCCGCGTGTTCTCCACCGTCCAGTCGTAGACCGCCCGCGCCCGCGCGAGGATCCCGGACTTGCCCTCCACGATCTTCGCGGCCAGCGCGACGATCTTCGCGTCGTCCGACGGGATCCAGAACTCGGCCCGGACGTACTTCGCCACGTCGGGAGGGATCGCCCCTCCGCGCTCGGCGAGGCGCGGCGCCTTCCGCTCCCGGGCCTTGGCGTGGAACGAGACCGTGAGGGTCGGCTTCCCGGCCGGGCGCCTCCACTCGGTGTACAGGTAGAGGGCGCCACTCCGGGCCTCCCGCGAGAGGCTGAAGTTCGAGTACGTGCCGGAGAAGGTCAGCCCCGTGATCTCCTGGTCCAGGTCGGACGTGGGGTACGGGAACCAGAGCTTCGCCGAGGAGGCGTCCGCCGGGGTGGCCAGCGAGATGTTGAACCGGATGGTGCCGCTGCGTTCGGCCGCCGCGGCGGAAAGGGCGGCCAGATGGACCGCGGCCAGGGCCAGGCCAGGCAGCCAGCACATCTTCCTCATCGCCATCCCCCGCGGCCGCCCCGCGCCAGCGCGGACCGGAGGCATTCCACACCCGTCGCTGTGCGATGTCAATCGGCGGGGGACGACGCCACGCCAGGGCCGCTCTTGACAGCGTCGGGCCCCTGCGTGCTCATAATGTCGGCGGATGCAACCGCTGCACATGGATACGGCGGACGAGCGGCACGGGAGACCGCAGGCGACGGGCGGCGGGGCGTCGCGGCCCGCTCCGGAGCGCCCGCTCGCGGACGTCGTCGTCCTCATCCCCGCGTACAACCCGGACGAGATGCTGCTTGCCGTCGTCGCCGCGCTGATCGACCGGGGCTTCGCGCGGATCGTCGTCGTCGACGACGGCAGCGGCCCGGCGAGCGCCCCGGTGTTCGCGCGGCTGCGCACGCTGCCGCAGGTGGCGCTGCTGGCGCATGCGGTGAACCTCGGCAAGGGGCGGGCGCTCAAGACGGGGCTCAACCACATCCTCCAGGCGTGGCCGGACGCGGCCGGCGTCGTCACCGTCGACGCCGACGGCCAGCACCTGGCGGCGGACGTGGCGGCGGTCGTCGCCTCCTTCCTCGGGCGGCCGGACGCCCTGGTGCTCGGGTCGCGCTCGTTCGGCCGCTCGGTGCCGCTGCGGAGTCTCCTCGGCAACGTCATCACCCGCGGCGTCTTCCGGCTCGTCGTGGGCACGCGCATCGCCGACACCCAGTCGGGGCTGCGCTGCTTCCCGCTCGCGCTCGTGCCGCGGTTCCTCGCGCTCGAGGGAGAGCGCTACGAGTACGAGATGAACGTGCTGGTCGAGGCGCATCGCATCGCCGGCATCCGCGAGGTCGGCATCTCGACGGTGTACCTCCAGGACAACCGCTCCTCGCACTTCAACCCGCTCGCGGACTCGATGCGGATCTACTTCCTGCTGCTGCGCTTCTCGTTCTCCTCGGCGCTGGCGAGCCTCGTCGATTTCGCGGTCTTCGCGCTCGCGACCGCGCTGGGCGCCGGCCTGCTCCGGAGCATGGTCGTGGCGCGCGCGGTCGCCGGCAGCCTCAACTTCGTGGTCAACCGGAACCTGGTCTTCCGCAGCAGCGGCCGCGTGCCGCCGGCCCTGCTCAGGTACGCGGCCCTGCTCGCCCTGCTCGGCGGCGTCGCGTACCTGGCGATCAGGGCGCTGGCCGAGGCCGGCGTCGACGTCGTCCTCGCCAAGTTCCTCGTCGAGACGCTCCTCTTCCTCGTGAGCTTCACCGTCCAGCGCAGCGTGGTGTTCACCGCGCGCCGGGGCGAGCGGGCATGAGCGGCGAGCCGTCCCTCGCGGCCGCGTCGCGCCGGCTGCGCGACCCCGCGCTGCGCGGCCTGGCGCCGGGCACGGCGGCGTGGTTCGAGGCGCAGCGACGGATGATCGCGGGCAAGCCGCTCGTCCGGCGGTGCTACGACCTCTGGTACCGGCGGCTCCTCGAGGACGCCGACAGCGTGCCGGGCGCGGGCGGGCTGATCGTCGAGCTCGGGAGCGGGCTGAGCTACATCAAGCGGCTGCGCCCGGAGGTGGTGACGACCGACGTGGTGGCCGGGGCGGCGGACCTGGTGGCCGACGGCCGTGCGTTGCCCTTCGGCGACGGGACGGTGCGCGCGCTGCTGCTGACCCACGTCTTCCACCACATCCCGGACGTCGGGCGCTTCCTCACGGAGGCCCGCCGCGTGCTGGCGCCGGGCGGGGTCATCGGCATGGTCGAGGAGACCCACACGCCGTTCGCCCGCTTCTTCTTCGGGCGGATCCACCCCGAGCCCTACGACGACCGCGCCGCGCGCTGGGAGTTCCCCGCCGGGGACCCGCTGGGCGCCGCAAACCAGGCGCTCTCCTGGATCGTCTTCTTCCGGGACGCGGCGCGGTTCCGCGAAGGCTGGCCGGACCTCGCGCTCGAGCGCCGCGAATACCTGCCGTGGCTCGGCTACCTGCTCTCCGGCGGGGTGAACCTCAGGAGCCTCGTGCCGCGTCCCCTCGCGCCGGCATTCGGCGCGCTGGACGCGCTCCTGCGGCCGTGCGACCGCCTCTGCGCCATCCACTGGCACCTGCGGCTGCGCAAGGTCGCGGCCGTGCCGCGGCGATGAGCGCGCGCGAGCGGTCGGCGCTGGCGGCCGAGGCGGCGTTCCTCCATGGGGCGCTCTTCGGCGGCGAGATACCGCCGGAGGTCGCGGAGCGCTACGCGCGGGCCCACGAGGCGGTCGTCGGGGACGCGCCGGCGGCGCAGGAGCGCTCCGTGCAGCGCATCGTGCGCCGGCGCCTCGACGCGGAAGCGGTCGAGTGCGTCTTCCGGGCCCAGGGGCGCCGGCACCTGCTCACCACGAAGCTGCAGGTGCTCTGCTTCCTGGTGGAGGTCCGCGCGGCCTACTATCCGCGCTTCGTCAACGAGCGGCCCGGCCGGGTGCGGGCCGCGGCGGGGCTGGTCGGCGCGGCGCTCCGGACGGCGTGGAAGCGCGCGCGGGGCCGCTATCTGATCTGGAGGCACGATCTTGCTTGACGCGATCGTCGTCGGCTCGGGCCCCGGGGGCGTGATCTGCGCCCGCGGGCTGCGCGGCGAGCGCGTCCTCGTCCTCGATGTCGGCAATCGTCCCGGGCCGCTGCCGGGCCTCGACGGCAACCTCTACGAGCTGCGCCGCTCGCGGGAGGACCTCTTCGAGCAGCTGATCGGCGCCGGCTTCGAGGGCCTGCGCAATCTCCGCGGCCGCGCGGTCAGCCTCAAGCTCAAGTCGCCGGGCATGGCCTACGTCATCAGGGACGGGGAGCGCCTCGCGCCCGTGCTGTCGGAGGGTTTCGAGGCGACGATCAGCCTCGCCGAGGGCGGTCTCGCCAACGCCTGGGGCGCGGGGGTCTACCGCTTCACGGACGAGGACCTCGCGGGCTTCCCGATCCGGGCCGCAGACCTCGAGCCGCATTACGACGAGCTGACGCGGCTGATCGGCATCAGCGGCGAGAGCGACGACCTCGATCCCTGGTTCGGCGGCGCGGCCGGGTTGCTGCCGCCGCTGCGCCTCTCGGGCATCGCCGCCGACGTCTCCGCGCGCTACCGGCGCCACCTGCCGGAGTTCCGCCGCCGCGGCATCGTGGTCGGCCGCCCCAGGCTCGCCGTCCTCACGCGGGAGCACCGCGGACGCCCGGCCTACCGGCACGACAACCTCGAGTTCTTCAAGCCGCACGACCCCTCGATCTACAACCCGGCGTTCACGCTGCGCGAGATGGTGTCGGCGGGCGAGGTCGCGTACCGGCCCGGCGTGCTCGTCACGCGGTTCGCCGAGCACGCCGACCGCGTGGAGGTGTCTGCGCGCGATCTCGCGGCCGGCGGCGAGGAGACCTTCGTGGCGCGGCGGCTGTTCCTGGCCGCCGGCGCGCTCAACAGCGCCCGCATCGTCCTGGCTTCCGCCGGCGACCACGCGAGCCGCCTGCCGCTCCTCGACAATCCGGTGACGCTCGTCCCGCTGCTCAGCCCGGGGCGGATCGGCGCCGCCCTCGACCCGAATGACAGCTCGCTCGGCCAGCTCAACATCATCGTGCAGCCCGGCGCGGGGGACGGCGAGACCCTCCAGGGCACGCTCTACGGGACGACCGGGCCGCTGCGGTCGGACGCGCTCTTCGAGCTTCCCGCGCCGGTCCCGGCGGCGGTCTGCCTGGCCAAGTATCTCGCGCCGGCGATGGCCGTGGTCATGCTCTTCCACCCCGATCGTCCCGACCCGGGCAATTTCCTGCAGCTCGCGCCCAGCGGGGCGCTGCGGCTGCGCCACGCCCCGCCACGCCCCGGGAGCGGCGCCCGGCGGCTCGTCGCGGCCTTCCGGCGCATCGGTCTTCTCGGCGCGGACGTCCTCTGCCGGCAGGCGCCGATCGGCAGCGGGCTGCACTACGCGGGCACGCTCCCCATGAAGGCCGCGCCGGGACGCTACGAGACCGGCGTCGACGGGCGCCTCGGGGGCAGCGCGAGGGTCTTCGTCGTCGACGGCGCCTGCGTGCCGACGCTGCCGGCGAAGAACCTGACGTTCACCATCATGGCGAACGCGGCGCGCATCGCGGCGCTGGCGCGGGGCGGCCGGCCGTGAACGTCCTGATCACGGGCGGCACGGGGTTCCTCGGCTCGCGACTGGCGTCGGCGTGGAAGAGTCGGGGACACCGGGTGGCCGTGACGTCGTCCGGCACGGGCGTGCCGCCGCCCGGGGCGCTGCGCTTCCGCCTGGGGGAGCCCTTCGACGGCCGCGCCCTCGAGGGCATCGTCTGCGTCGTGCACGGCGCCCACGCGTTCGGCGGGGGCACGCACGTGCTGAACGTCGAGGGGACGCGGGCGCTGTTCATCGCGGCGCGGGCGGCCGGCGTCCGGCACCAGGTCTTCATCAGCTCCGCCTCGGCGCAGGCGGCCGGGGCGTCGGCGTACGGCCGCGTCAAGCGCGCCGTGGAGCCGCTCTTCCTCGACGCGGGCGAGACGGTCGTCCGTCCCGGCCTGGTGCTCGGGCGAGGGGGCATGTTCGGGCGCGTCATGGACAGGGTGCTCTCGTCGCCGGTGATCCCGCTGCTCGCGGGCGGGGAGGACCTGGTCCCGGTGGTCGCGGAGGCGGACTTCGTCGCCGCGATGACCGAGGTCCTCGAGGGCGGCTTGCGCGGATCCTGGAACCTCGTCAGCGGCGAGCAGGTGACGATGCGCCGGCTGCTCGGGACGCTGGCCCGGCTGGCGGGGCGCCGGCGGCTCTTCGTCCCCGTCCCGACCGCGGCGGCCGAGCGGCTGCTCTCGGGAATGGAGCGCCTTGGCATCCCGTTCCCCGTGGGGGCGGACAGCGTGCGCTCCATCGCGGGCGCCCGGCGGGCGCCGCCGCCGGCGAGCGATCTGCCCCGGTTGATCGGCGCGGCGACGCCGCTCGAGGAGGCGCTCGCCGCCGCGTTGGGCCCGCGTCCGCCGCGTTAGCCCGGCCGCGCCCCCTGCCTCAACGCGTCTCGGCCTTGCGCTTGCGGCTCCAGGCGAGGTTGTTGCGCGCCAGGGTGTTCGACGGGTTGAGGGCGAGCGCCTTCTCCCCCGCGGCGATCGCATGGTCCCATTCGCCGAGCTCGTTGTAGGCCGCGCAGATGTTGTTGTATGCGACGTCGTAGCCGGGGCGCAGGGCGAGAGCCCTCTCGGCGGCCCGGATGCTCTCGCGAAAGCGCTTCGCGCGGTACTCCCGGAGACTGAGGTTCACCCACTCCTCGGGGGTTGCGGGCTCCGGGGGCGGCACCGGCCCCGGGGCCGCGGCGCGCTGCCGCGCTGCCGTGAGCGCCGCGGTCGCCACCGCGTCTCCCGGCGCGATGCGCAGCGTCTCCTGCGCCAGGGTCTCGAGCTCCGCGACGTCGGCTCCCTCCCGCAGAATGTTCAGGAGCAGGTGCCGCGAATCGAGATCGGCCGGCGAGATGCCGAGCGCCGTGCGCAGGAGCGGCACGGCCTCCGCCGGGCGTTGCCGGCTCGCGAGGAAGCGCGCGAAGAAATAGTAGGGCGCGGGCCGGTCCGGGCCCAGCGCGAGGGCGCGGCGGAACGACTCCTCGGCTTCCTTCGGCCGGTTGGTCGCCGCCTCGACGACGCCGAGGTTGACGTGGACGTAGGAGTAGTTCGGCGTGAGGGCGAGGGCCTTCCTGAAGGCTTCCTCGGCGCCGGCGTACTCACCCCTCGACATGAGCGCGAGGCCGTAGTTCATCCAGCCGCGGCCGTTCTTCGGGCTCTTGAGCGTCACGTCCCGCCAGAGCGACTCGTCGGTGCGCCAGACCGCGTTGCGGCGGACGGTCCAGAGCCCGGCGCCGCAGAGCAGGCCGGCGAGGGCGGCCGCCGCGGCGCGCCGCACCAGCGCCGGCCTGGCGCTGGACGCCGCCACGCGCTCCAGCAGCAGCGCCCCCCCAGCCGCGACCGCGAGCGTCAGCCCGACGTACGGCAGGAAGACCCGGTGGTCGTTGAGCACCTCGGCGAGCGGGAAGACGAAGCTCGTCGGGGCCAGGCCGATGAGGAACCAGCCCAGGCCGAACGAGACGGGGCGCCAGCGGGGCCGGCGCCCGGCGAGCACGGCGGCCGCGACGAGGAGCGCCAGGAAGGCGAACCCGGCTGCGGCGCGCGGGTCGGCGATCGAGCCGAGGGGCACCCAGTCGGTGTCCGCGCTCAGGCCGAGGGGCAGGAAGAAGCTGGTGAAGTAGTGGAGGATCACGAACGGCTGGGTGATGAAGTACGCGTATCGCGAGGTGCCGCCGGGTTGCCATGCGGGCGGCGACAGCGCGCGGATGAGCCAGAGCATGGCGAGGACGAGGACGAACGAGGGGAGCGCGGCGCGGACAGCGCGGGCGCCGCCGCGGGCGCTGCCGCCGCGACTGGCGATCCGGCCGCCGATGAGGGTCTCGTAGAGCAGCAACAGCGGCGCGAAGACGAAGGCGACTGCCTTGGCCAGCATGCCGAGCGCCGCCGGGAGCAGGTAGGCGTGCGTCGCCCGGGAGCGCGGGGAGCAGGCGTAGAGCGCCAGGGCCAGGACGATGCCGAGCGTCGACAGCGTGTCGGACCGGGCGATGACGTAGTTCACCGTCTCGGCGTTCGCCGGGTGCAGAAGATAGATCGCCACGGCGGCGTAGGCGGTGGCCTCGGCCGTGGCTGCAGGGAAGGTGGCGGCGAGGACGCGACGGAAGAGGAAGAACATGGCGAGCCCCTGCAGCAGGAAGAGTGCGAAGATCGAGAGGTGGAAGGCCCACGGAGCCAGGCCCCCGCCGATCGCGTAGTCCATCGCGAGCGTGGTCGTGACGAGCGGCCGGTAGGTCTGGTTTGCGGGGAGGGAGCTCGACGTCGATGCGTCGGTGAAGAAGCGCCAGATGTGCCCGGGGTTCCTGATGAAGGCATTGTTGACGATCGTGTGGGAATCGTCGAAGTGGAATCCGTTGCCGAAGTGGTTTGCATAGACGGCGGTGACGGCGGCGGCCAGGAGAACGCCGAGCATGACGCGGAATCGGGTGCGGCAACCAGGTTGGCGCATGTTCGCCGCGCCGGAGCTTTCCACAGTCTGCATCGGCGCTAAGTGTA encodes:
- a CDS encoding tetratricopeptide repeat protein, with product MLGVLLAAAVTAVYANHFGNGFHFDDSHTIVNNAFIRNPGHIWRFFTDASTSSSLPANQTYRPLVTTTLAMDYAIGGGLAPWAFHLSIFALFLLQGLAMFFLFRRVLAATFPAATAEATAYAAVAIYLLHPANAETVNYVIARSDTLSTLGIVLALALYACSPRSRATHAYLLPAALGMLAKAVAFVFAPLLLLYETLIGGRIASRGGSARGGARAVRAALPSFVLVLAMLWLIRALSPPAWQPGGTSRYAYFITQPFVILHYFTSFFLPLGLSADTDWVPLGSIADPRAAAGFAFLALLVAAAVLAGRRPRWRPVSFGLGWFLIGLAPTSFVFPLAEVLNDHRVFLPYVGLTLAVAAGGALLLERVAASSARPALVRRAAAAALAGLLCGAGLWTVRRNAVWRTDESLWRDVTLKSPKNGRGWMNYGLALMSRGEYAGAEEAFRKALALTPNYSYVHVNLGVVEAATNRPKEAEESFRRALALGPDRPAPYYFFARFLASRQRPAEAVPLLRTALGISPADLDSRHLLLNILREGADVAELETLAQETLRIAPGDAVATAALTAARQRAAAPGPVPPPEPATPEEWVNLSLREYRAKRFRESIRAAERALALRPGYDVAYNNICAAYNELGEWDHAIAAGEKALALNPSNTLARNNLAWSRKRKAETR